The DNA window GAGCGGGGAAACGCTCAAGGGCAAAGTCCGGCAATCCGCCGCATCTCCGGACGACCGGTACGATTCGTTCCTCTCCACCCGCGCCGGATCACGCTGGGAAATGACCATCCCCAACGGCAACTACGTCGTAAGGCTGGCGGCCGGCGATGTGCGTGGACGATCCGCACACGCGTTCAGCGTTGAAGGTATCAGTGCCGTGAACGGCAAGAACTCGCCTCGTCAGAAGTGGTTGGAGGCGACGCTGACGGTTGCCGTCGCCGATGGCAGGCTGACCATCGAATCGCACCGCGCCGGCAAGCTAAACTTCGTTGACGTGTCCGCGGCCGACCCTGGGGCGATCGTGATGCCTGAGGACTTGCCGGCGCAGCCGCCGGCAGACGCGCGTGGGATCCCTGCCGGCGGCGCTTCGTCGCTGGGTACGTCCGTCCGTTGGCAGACCGCCACGCCCAATCCACTGGCCCGGGCCGAGGCAATCGGCAATGTGATCAACGGAAAGCTGTACGTGATGGGCGGGTTCAACGGGAAGGTCGCGGGAACTGCCGACAACTACATCGCCGTCAAGCGGGGCGACGTGTACGACCCCGCGACGAACCGCTGGTCGCGCATCGCCGACATGCCCGAGGCCTTCACGCACGCGACGGGGGTCGTGGTGGGGGATCAATTGTGGTTCGTCGGCGGATACGCGGGCAATCACCCCGGCCCCGGCACGACGAGCGTCTGGAAGTACGACACCGGCGACAACCGCTGGACGCGCGGCCCGTCCCTGCCGCTTTCCCGTGGTGCGGGCGGTGCCGGGTTGATCGGCAATACGCTCTACTTTGTCGGCGGCATGGACCGCGACCGCATCAACGACCGCAACAACCTCTGGGCTCTCGATACGAAAAAGCCGTCTCAAGGCTGGGTCTCACTCCCGTCCATGCCGACCGCTCGGAATCACCTGTCGGTCGTCGCGACCGGCGGAAAGCTGTACGCGATCAGCGGGCAATTGAACCAGGAGCAGAACCAGGTGGCGCTGGCGCAGGTTGAAGCGTTCGACCCTGCTACAAAGCAGTGGTCCGCTGCCGCCTCCATTCCTGCGCCCCGATCGCATGTGACGTCGGCGGTGTTCGACCACGGCGGGCGGATTGTCGTCGTCGGCGGCGAAGACGGCTTCAACTCGGTCAAACGCGAACTTTTCGCGTACGACCCGGCGTCCAACCAATGGGCGGTTGTGGGTCAGCTGCCGTCGGCCCGCAGCACGATGGTGGCCGGCGTCCTACCCGACGGCCGCATTGTCGCCTCGACCGGGAACAGCCCGGTCAATACCTGGACAACCTGGATCGGGACGCCGGCCTGAGCGCCGCCGACCGCCGAATCGGCGGCACTTTTGACGTTGCCGTGAAACGCCCGCGTCTGCTACGACCTGCCGTGGCAACCACGCCCGTTGGCCGATGAGCGATATGACCTGCGAACAACCCCCCTGCGAACAACTTCCCGGTACCGAAGCATTTCAACGTCCCCCCGTGTTCCACACGGCCGGTGGGGCCGTCCGCCGCGCCGGTTTTGAACTGGAGTACGCCGGACCCGACGTCGATGCTTCGGCTGGAATTGTCCGGGACATCTTCGGCGGCGAGATCGAGACCGTGAATCTGGCGGTCCGGAAGGTTCGAAATACCCGCGTCGGCGACTTTTCCGTCGAGATCGATTCGTCGCTGCTGAAGGACAAGCGGTACGAAGCGGTCCTTCGCGCCGTCGGCCTGTCGCCGGAGTCGATCGATACCGAGCCGCTGGAACGCCTTTTGGCCGGCGTGCTGTCGGCCTGGGTGCCGTTCGAGATCGCGACGCCGCCCATTCCCATCGACACGCTTTACCTGCTGGACGAACTGCGCGGCGAGCTTCGTACCGCCGGGGCAAAGGGCACCCGCGCGAGTTTCCGCTACGCGTTCGGCATGCACATCAATCCCGAATTGCCATCTGAGAACCCGGCGTCCGTTCGAGACCA is part of the Humisphaera borealis genome and encodes:
- a CDS encoding Kelch repeat-containing protein; translation: MRATDNQKAAGLKPVKSAIAVLEFLESRQLYCALHGGVSDIFDPTGRVLDADETAYVARVNFGPTQTRDVPGYRKDVGEALAVKPDTSEYGWTSGETLKGKVRQSAASPDDRYDSFLSTRAGSRWEMTIPNGNYVVRLAAGDVRGRSAHAFSVEGISAVNGKNSPRQKWLEATLTVAVADGRLTIESHRAGKLNFVDVSAADPGAIVMPEDLPAQPPADARGIPAGGASSLGTSVRWQTATPNPLARAEAIGNVINGKLYVMGGFNGKVAGTADNYIAVKRGDVYDPATNRWSRIADMPEAFTHATGVVVGDQLWFVGGYAGNHPGPGTTSVWKYDTGDNRWTRGPSLPLSRGAGGAGLIGNTLYFVGGMDRDRINDRNNLWALDTKKPSQGWVSLPSMPTARNHLSVVATGGKLYAISGQLNQEQNQVALAQVEAFDPATKQWSAAASIPAPRSHVTSAVFDHGGRIVVVGGEDGFNSVKRELFAYDPASNQWAVVGQLPSARSTMVAGVLPDGRIVASTGNSPVNTWTTWIGTPA